TTAAGTCTATTAATAGAATTACCTAAGGGATTTGTAGATTTAATTGCAACTATACGTATTGATTACAGCACATTATCTTGCGAATTTTGTTGTAAATATTGGGGTTCTAGGCAGTGTGGTGACTGTAAATGCAATAAAAATCTAGAATCTTAATATCTATATTTAAGGAAACTAGTGTGCAAAAACTTAAAAGTCTTCAGTCTTTTAATGAAAAAATAATTCAAAAAAAATTTAAAAATGCAAAAGCAGGACACAGTTTAATTAAAAAAAGTTTTATAGCCTTATTGGGGATAATAACATCATTCTTTTGCAGTATTTTACCTATATTATCTGCTAACTCGTTAATAATTATAATAGATAATTTAATTAAAAATTTTATCTTATTACCTTTTATTCTCTTAAGCTTAGTTATATATATAAGTAGTATTATTTTTATAATAACAAAAGGATTTAAAACAAGTATTATTGTTTCAATAGTTATACTTATTATTTTTGGAAATATTATTACAAGTTTTTTTAGAACAGAGAGTAACTATATAATAGAAATTTTAATTCAAACCCTCTTTCTTGGATTCGCTATAGCTTTTGCTTGGGTTGGAATAATTACCACAGCATTTTCCATAACTTTTAATTCTCTACTTTTAGGGAGATGCTTAGAGATATTAACTTTTTTTAACATTGTTATTACATCTGTAATCTTGACAGCCTGCTCAAAAGATATTTCTAACTCAGAATATGCAAAACCTTTTATTTTAATAGTAGCAATATTAGTGATATTAGCTGGTAAAACTGTTGCTAGACTTGCAATTAAAGGTTCAACAAAATTTGATTGGATTAGGGAGATAACAGTATTTTGGGCTGCAACAGGTGGAACATCTTTTTATGGATGTGATTTAACAGATACTTGTTTTGATGGAGCAGATTTAAAACATACAGATTTTAGAGAGACTAATCTTACTCGTACTAGTTTTAAAGGTGCGACTGGTTTAGATTTAGCGCGATTGCAAGGAACTATTTTAGATGATCCTAAAGTTAGGAAACTGCTGACTACTAATGATGGTAAAGAAGAAGATTTTACAGGCGCAAATTTACAAGGTGCAAATTTACAAGGTGCAGATTTAAGAGAAGCAATTTTAGTTAAAGCACAATTATTGGATGCAGATTTATCAGGAGCCTTACTGACAGATGCTTGTATTCAAGATTGGAATATTAACTACAATACAAGATTCCAAAACGTTGAATGCAAGCGTGTATATTTAAAACTTAATCAAAAAGGGCGATTTTATGAGCCAAAACCAGATAGTGGAG
This window of the Nostoc sp. HK-01 genome carries:
- a CDS encoding rfrA pentapeptide repeat-containing protein, which codes for MQKLKSLQSFNEKIIQKKFKNAKAGHSLIKKSFIALLGIITSFFCSILPILSANSLIIIIDNLIKNFILLPFILLSLVIYISSIIFIITKGFKTSIIVSIVILIIFGNIITSFFRTESNYIIEILIQTLFLGFAIAFAWVGIITTAFSITFNSLLLGRCLEILTFFNIVITSVILTACSKDISNSEYAKPFILIVAILVILAGKTVARLAIKGSTKFDWIREITVFWAATGGTSFYGCDLTDTCFDGADLKHTDFRETNLTRTSFKGATGLDLARLQGTILDDPKVRKLLTTNDGKEEDFTGANLQGANLQGADLREAILVKAQLLDADLSGALLTDACIQDWNINYNTRFQNVECKRVYLKLNQKGRFYEPKPDSGEFQPGEFEKWITDVRDTIDLIFQNGLNWRAFAFSLTQTAINNDGLGLSVRSIENKGDGVVVAKVGVSLETNKTAIHEEITHHYNQAVKAISAKYELILQAKDGEIERLTNFYNSQQQFMQGLITSIAETKKEVTIRGEGNRVYMMNQAGDIMESNKQNINAGGDVDMFSGNKVSIGGDVTNSNVTLADANSQVNNSIQQLRDLSADSSNQLAEILTALQKSITNDVALSDSQKKEALEAVETIAEEAKKPANERVMKLCTMALNALKGVTSAVTDASKLGELLKTYLPTLKSILGL